From a region of the Candidatus Brocadia sp. genome:
- the hemB gene encoding porphobilinogen synthase, whose translation MGFPKQRLRRLRQNENIRRLVRETHLTVDDLIMPLFVRPGKGIKQPIPSMPGNYQMSVDKLVEEVKILEGLGIPGIILFGIPDKKDEMGSDAYSDEGIIQQAIIAIKKTAKNILVITDVCMCEYTDHGHCGFVRRDERSGHFDVDNDMTLELLVKEAVSHAKAGADIIAPSDMMDGRVAAIRDGLDENSFEQIPIMAYSAKYASGFYGPFREAAESTPGFGDRTSYQMDPHNATEALREVSLDIDEGADIVMVKPALAYLDIIRIIKDNFDYPVAAYNVSGEFSVVKAAAEKGWIDEKRVALEILTGIKRAGADMILTYWAKDAAQWLKK comes from the coding sequence ATGGGCTTTCCAAAACAACGACTTCGCAGGTTACGTCAGAATGAAAATATCAGAAGGTTGGTAAGAGAAACGCACCTTACCGTAGATGATCTGATCATGCCCCTCTTTGTCCGGCCTGGAAAAGGCATCAAACAACCAATACCCTCCATGCCGGGAAATTACCAGATGTCCGTTGACAAACTGGTGGAGGAAGTAAAAATCCTGGAAGGGCTGGGCATCCCAGGAATTATCCTCTTTGGAATTCCGGACAAGAAGGACGAAATGGGCTCCGATGCCTACTCAGACGAGGGAATAATTCAACAGGCAATTATCGCCATAAAAAAAACCGCAAAAAACATCCTTGTGATCACAGACGTTTGTATGTGTGAATATACCGACCACGGACACTGTGGATTCGTAAGAAGGGATGAAAGATCGGGTCACTTTGACGTTGATAATGACATGACCCTGGAACTCCTGGTAAAAGAGGCCGTTTCCCATGCAAAGGCAGGCGCAGACATCATAGCCCCCAGCGATATGATGGACGGCCGGGTAGCGGCAATCCGTGACGGACTTGACGAGAATAGTTTTGAGCAGATTCCTATTATGGCATATTCCGCCAAATACGCCTCCGGGTTTTACGGACCCTTCCGCGAGGCCGCTGAGTCCACGCCGGGATTTGGAGATCGCACTTCTTACCAAATGGACCCGCATAATGCAACAGAGGCGCTCCGTGAAGTATCTCTGGATATCGATGAGGGCGCAGACATCGTGATGGTAAAACCGGCGCTGGCCTATCTCGACATCATCCGGATCATAAAAGATAATTTCGATTATCCCGTTGCGGCCTACAATGTCAGCGGCGAATTTTCAGTCGTGAAGGCCGCTGCAGAAAAGGGTTGGATAGATGAAAAGCGCGTGGCACTGGAAATATTGACGGGGATAAAACGCGCCGGCGCTGACATGATTCTGACGTATTGGGCAAAGGATGCCGCACAGTGGCTGAAAAAGTAA
- a CDS encoding HD domain-containing protein, whose amino-acid sequence MITLEQVKNHPDVKVYIKRANDFLGVIGYTEHGERHGNYVARNARNILQELGYDANICELAAIAGYIHDIGNVVSRHSHQEHSAHLAGQFLQELNMPAEDRVLIMSAVGNHDEGTCDIVSPVAAALIIADKSDVHRSRVRSTKEITFDIHDRVNYAVTKSGLQIDVPKRTITLNLDIDKEISDMVEYFEIFTTRMVACRRAAKLLGCTFDVKVNGSP is encoded by the coding sequence ATGATTACTCTGGAACAGGTAAAAAACCATCCCGACGTTAAGGTGTATATAAAAAGAGCCAATGATTTTTTAGGAGTAATCGGTTACACCGAACATGGGGAACGTCACGGGAATTATGTGGCGAGAAATGCGCGAAATATTTTACAAGAACTCGGTTATGATGCAAATATCTGTGAACTTGCGGCTATTGCCGGATATATTCACGATATTGGAAACGTGGTCAGCCGTCATTCGCATCAGGAGCATAGCGCTCACTTAGCCGGTCAATTCTTACAAGAACTCAACATGCCCGCGGAAGACCGCGTGCTTATCATGAGTGCGGTGGGAAACCACGACGAAGGCACCTGCGATATCGTCAGCCCGGTAGCTGCGGCGCTTATTATTGCGGACAAATCCGATGTCCACCGTTCGAGGGTAAGAAGCACAAAGGAGATTACCTTTGATATCCACGACCGGGTCAATTATGCCGTAACAAAATCCGGGTTGCAAATAGACGTGCCAAAAAGGACAATCACCCTCAATCTCGATATTGACAAGGAAATTTCGGACATGGTGGAATATTTTGAGATCTTTACCACCCGCATGGTTGCCTGCCGCCGCGCCGCAAAACTCCTGGGGTGTACGTTTGACGTAAAGGTAAACGGCTCACCGTGA
- the mazG gene encoding nucleoside triphosphate pyrophosphohydrolase: MKTPKDKSISLFYDLVELMQKLRSKDGCPWDKEQNHASLKPHLVEETYEVIDAIDSGDPAKLKEELADLFFHIIFHCQIATEKGEFDMGSVMALCLDKMTRRHPHVFGDASATTPEEVIHQWEQIKKTEKGYEERKFIVDGLPKHLPALQKAQKLQKKVAKVGFDWTNIQDVIAKVDEELREVKDAIRENKPGHIEEEVGDLLFSVVNLSRFLNFDTENVLHKTICKFVDRFKKVEMELASMGKDIEKCTLEEMDAIWNKVKGSISK; encoded by the coding sequence ATGAAGACACCGAAAGACAAATCTATTTCATTATTTTATGACTTGGTAGAATTGATGCAGAAGTTGCGCAGCAAGGACGGTTGCCCCTGGGATAAGGAACAAAACCACGCGTCTTTAAAACCGCATCTGGTGGAGGAGACGTATGAGGTAATTGACGCCATAGATTCCGGCGACCCTGCGAAACTCAAGGAAGAACTGGCAGACCTCTTTTTTCATATCATTTTTCACTGTCAGATCGCAACGGAAAAGGGGGAGTTTGATATGGGCAGTGTCATGGCGCTCTGCCTTGACAAAATGACGCGCCGTCATCCGCATGTCTTTGGAGATGCCTCAGCGACCACCCCCGAAGAGGTAATTCATCAGTGGGAGCAGATCAAGAAAACAGAAAAGGGATATGAGGAGAGAAAATTTATTGTGGATGGCCTTCCCAAGCATCTCCCTGCCCTCCAGAAGGCGCAGAAATTACAAAAGAAGGTGGCCAAGGTAGGTTTTGACTGGACGAACATACAAGACGTGATTGCCAAGGTAGACGAAGAACTCAGAGAAGTTAAGGATGCGATCCGGGAAAACAAGCCAGGGCATATTGAAGAGGAAGTGGGGGATCTCTTGTTCTCTGTCGTCAACTTGTCCCGGTTCCTGAATTTCGATACGGAAAACGTGCTCCACAAGACGATCTGCAAATTTGTTGATCGCTTTAAAAAGGTTGAGATGGAACTCGCATCCATGGGGAAGGATATTGAGAAATGCACCCTGGAGGAAATGGATGCTATCTGGAATAAGGTGAAGGGTAGTATTTCAAAGTAG